TCGTCGTCGATATAACCATCACCATTTTGGTCCGTACCAATAAACTCTCCCAAGTCCATGATGAATCCCTGGTTCACCCACGACTCCAGCTGGTGAAACCAGACATTAAAAACATCGGGGCCTATCCCACCGGCAAAAGCGAGGTATAACATACCTTGGGACATGCCCGCGGCTTGAGCTGGCAGACGCAGCTGGGTAAAAGGACGCACATAAACATTTGGGTTCTGCTCGACATATTCATTAATCAAAATTGTGTAAGGACTATCCAACCAATCAGGAACATAATCTTTGACGGATAACTCTATGGGGGCTTTCTCTCGGGTTCCCGGTTGCTGGCCAAAAGAATCTGGAGTCAAAAAACACATCGACACCATCATCACAAGGCAGAGCCAGAGGAATACCGGGCCTGGTTTGATATGGGAAATACAATGCATGATACGGGTATTCGGACTTTTTATCCTAGTTACTGATCAATGTCCCGACCTTCTTACCTAAAACCGCATTTTTAATATTGTCCTTCTTGAAGAGATCAAAAACGAGGATCGGCATGTGGTTATCCATGCACAAGCTGAAAGCGGTAGAGTCCATCACCTTTAAACGACGTTGGAGGGCTTCTGAAAAAGTAATGGTCGAGAATTTTTTGGCATTCTTGTTCGTCATCGGGTCGGCATCATACACCCCATCGACTTTGGTAGCTTTCATGATGATCTGGGCATTCATTTCACTGGCCCGCAGGGCTGCTGTTGTGTCCGTGGAAAAATAAGGATTTCCCGTGCCCGCGACAAAAATCACCACAAGACCCTTTTCCATGTGGCGCACCGCACGGCGGCGGATGAATGGCTCGGCCACATTTTTCATTTCGATCGCTGTCATGACCCGGGTGGGTACTCCCGCTTTTTCCATCGCATTCTGGAGGGCAAGCCCGTTGATCACCGTGGCTAACATACCCATATAATCACCCGTCGTACGATCCACCCCGTTTTTTTCTCCGGATAAGCCCCGGAAAATATTTCCTCCTCCAATCACGATCCCTATTTGAACGCCTAAACGCCTGATTTCTTTGACCTGCCGTGAAAGATCGGCCAAAATAGCCGACCCGATGGGGTCGCCATCCTTACCGGCGAGAGCCTCGCCGCTGAGTTTAAGGATGATTCTTTTAAATTTCGCTCGGGTTGAAGGCTTGTCTGGCATGGATTTTCATCTAAGCGAAAAGCAGGATACGGTCAAGCGAAGCGTCAATCTTTTCTCCCCACCACTGGACGACTCTGGTGCTTTTTTGACGCACCCCCATCAATCCAGCTCTGGGATGAGCCCGGCATTCACCTCAATCATCTCACTGAGGAGCAAGGCGGGAGCACAATCACAATCCCTCATACAGGCGTCGAGAGCCACCGTTTCAACGGCAAGCCGTTTGCTTTTTTGCAGCACCACATCTACACTCATTTCCGAAAGGGCGATATGCTGGTGTAACCAAGTCAGGAAATAACGGGGAAGCTCCTCCGGGGGCTGATGCATCCGGATCAAATCCCTGGACACGGTAGCCGGCAACTCGACAATCGCTTCGTCCGGCAGCCCCTTGATCAAACCTTGATTCGGATTATTTGCCGAAAGAAAATGGTAGGGTTCTGACTCCCCACTGAGGGCACGCATGACCTTGAACATTTGTTCGCGTTCGGGTTCAACGAGGAATTTCCGGAAATCCTCCTGCGTCTTGAGGTGGGAACCGATTTCAGCCCCTGCATTTTTGTCTTTGGCAGCCGTCCGGCAACAGGCATCCCAAGTAAAAAATGTTTCCGGTTTAAGCCGCGGGCTGGCCGTGGGGATATAATCGAAATTATGCCATTGTCCGCACCCGAGGAAATAACCCATGTCGCGGAACATATAATATTGAGTCTTATCCATCTGGGCCCAATCATGCTTTTTCTGGGGGGACAGATCGACCAAACGGGCTAAAAGATCTTCACCCGTGCTGATTTGTGTGGCCCGCTGGAGAATGTGAAAGTGGTTGATTCCAGCCACAAAAACATCAATGTCACCTTTCGGGACATCAGTCAGGATCGAGAGCCTCTCAATGACTTCGAGAGTCCCGTGGCAGTGCCCGGCAAGACGGGTAAATCCGGTCGCTTTTATAATCCCCCGCAATAAACGGGGCAACGGATTATTAATCACATGCAGCCAAGCAGTCGGGCAAATTGTTTGAATATCTCTGACTATATCCAAAAGCGGGGGCAAATGGCGCATGGTCGCCATCAAGGCGCCGGGGGTGGCCGTCTCACCTTCCTGGAATTGTAACCCGTGGCGGTGCATGACATCACAGGTGCGCAGAAATGAATAAGGAAAATCCACCGCGAAACTCACTAACACATGGGCGGCACCTTGGAGAGCTTCCTGGCGGTTTCCAAAAAATAAGGCTTTGATTTTTTTGCCACTGGCGGCATTCATCTCCGGGATGATCCGGGCTAAGGCGTCAAGGGCTTCGGGCCGGATATCCATCATCCGTAATTCATATTCACCGTCCCCCGCCACCTGATAGATGGAACGCAACAGCGCGAGATTAAAATGACTTCCTGCACCGATAACTGTGATTTTCATGGCAGGGAGTAAATCATGATTTATCGCGATTATCCTCTTGATTAATCACTCATTATTCCCGAAAAGTCACTTTTATGGTAAAATCCCTTTCAGTGGAACAGATTTCAGCGGCCCTGACCCTTTACCGGGGACCGGCCCATGTCATGCCGTCCTTCCACACCCACGACGGGGTCGAGCTCGACCTGATCCAAGGCGGCGGGATTACTTTGCTTTACGGCGAAAAAGAAGTCCCGATTCCTGCCGGGGCACTCACCCTGCTCTGGGCCCCGGTCCCACACCGGGTGATTCGTTTTGACAAGGGGGCCGTCGTAAATTCTCTCACCATCCCTCTGGAAGATTTTATCCATGGGGGATTCCCGGCAAAAATCACAGATGCCATTCTGGAGGGCCAATGCCTCATTGAGCAGCTTGCCCAGCCAGACCCTTGGGACAATTTTCTTTTTGAACGTTGGACAGCGGATTTAAAGGCAGGCAAATTGCTCCAGCAAGCCG
The sequence above is drawn from the Verrucomicrobiota bacterium genome and encodes:
- the pyrH gene encoding UMP kinase, whose protein sequence is MPDKPSTRAKFKRIILKLSGEALAGKDGDPIGSAILADLSRQVKEIRRLGVQIGIVIGGGNIFRGLSGEKNGVDRTTGDYMGMLATVINGLALQNAMEKAGVPTRVMTAIEMKNVAEPFIRRRAVRHMEKGLVVIFVAGTGNPYFSTDTTAALRASEMNAQIIMKATKVDGVYDADPMTNKNAKKFSTITFSEALQRRLKVMDSTAFSLCMDNHMPILVFDLFKKDNIKNAVLGKKVGTLISN